Below is a genomic region from Rhodococcus sp. WMMA185.
AAACCGCTGACCCCCGGCTTCACTCCGGCCCGAGGCCAACGCCCACGCCCTCAGCTGGCGCGCTGACGGAACCCAGCCCGCGGGCACCGCCTTGACCGCACCTCTGGTCCATTGCTCAGCGAGTGGACCCAGTTCCACGACGGATCCGGTACGAACCAGGAGGCTGCCCTCGTCGCTGCGGGTGATCTCGACCTCGAGGCCGGCCTCAGCTATCAACTCCTCGAGCCCCTCCGCTCGCCACCGTGCATCGACCACGATGGAGACCCGCGCTCGTTCACCCGACGAAACCACCTGCCCCGGCGCAGCAAGGAGCCCACTGAGGTCGGCGATCGCCGGTGGCATTGCCTCGGCGGAGAAGAAGGAGAGTTGACTCACTGGAACATTCCTTTTGCCACGGCACCATTGTCGTAGAACGACTCGTCCCCCACCGCCTCGGACGATGGGGGACGAGTGAGACGCGGCCGCGGAAGGCCCGTCTGTCTGAACTACATGTTCACGACGGTGAACGGCAGGATCAGACTGCGCGAACGCCGGTGGCCTGGGGACCCTTGGTTCCCTGGCCGACCTCGAACTCCACGCGCTGGTTCTCCTCGAGGGTGCGGAATCCGCTGCCCTGAATCTCGGAGTAATGGACGAAGACGTCAGCCGAGCCGTCCTCGGGTGCGATGAAGCCGAAGCCCTTTTCTGCGTTGAACCACTTCACAGTGCCCTGTGCCATGCTTTTCCTTCTCTTTCTAACCACCGGATGCGACGGATAGCGCTTATCAATCCGCCGGGCCGGTTCCGAGCGCTGTACTACTTGATTTCCCCCTCAGGAAAAGCAGAGCACCGCGTTCGCAACATCGATCCTGCGAACGCTCACTCTTTCAAGTCCACGAACACAGAAGCTGCGACCAGTTGTAGTCAACCACGAACTCCGCGTGCACGACAGTCGAAATCAACACAATTCGTACAAAAAAGTTCATCCCGTACCGAAAAGCAGTCGAACGCGGCATTCCCCCAAGCGTCTGCAACACCCCGGACAACAACTTCTAGAAACCATTCGATACCATTATCGGCGCGCAGGTCGTGGCGGCATGGAAGCTACTCGCCCGTCCCCGACGACAGCCGGAGACATAAGTGAACGCACCGTTTTCACCGAGTGACAACAGTGAAAATGCGGACCGAACATACGGCCGTATGTTGCTCGACCGAGTTCTCGAAGGCGTCCCCAGCGGCGATACCCCGCTGACCTTCGCTGCGGATATTCCGGCGCGGCCATCCTCAATGTCCGAGTGGCCCGCCTGGGCGCATCCCAGCCTTGTTCGGACTTTGCAGGAGAACGGGATCGCCCGCCCATGGAGCCACCAGGCCGCGGCCGCCGACCTTGCGCACAATGGGACGAACGTCGTCGTATCGACCGGCACCGCATCGGGCAAGTCACTGGCCTATCAGCTTCCGGTACTCACAACTCTGGCGACAAAACCGCGAGCGACTGCCCTCTACCTCTCCCCTACCAAGGCGCTCGGTGCCGACCAACTGCGGGCCGTAATCTCGCTCATCGACCCCGAAGACGAACTCCGCAGCGCATATCCGTGCGAGTACGACGGCGACACGGCAATGGAAACGCGGCACTGGGCCCGGGAGAATTCACGGTGGCTGTTCACCAATCCCGATATGCTGCATATTTCCTTGCTTCGCACCCATCAACGCTGGGCGCACTTCTTCCGTAATCTCGCCTTCGTGGTGATCGACGAATGCCACTCCTACCGTGGCGTCTTCGGCTCCAATGTGGCACTTGTGCTGCGTCGCCTCCGCCGTATCGCCGCACGCTACGGCGCCGACCCCGTCTTTGTGCTCGCCTCCGCCACCACCGCAGACCCTGGTGTAGCGGCCTCGCGCCTGATTGGCGCACCCTGCGCCGAGGTGGTGGAAGACGGTTCTCCCCGAGGGCCTAGAACGATCGCGCTCTGGGAGCCACCCCTCATGCGGGACTCAACCGGCGAAAACGGCAGTCCGAACCGTAGATCGGCAGATTCGGAAGCCGCACGAATCATGGCTGACCTGGTGGTTGAGGGCGCTCGCACTCTCACGTTCGTGCGCTCACGCCGTAGTGCCGAATTGACCGCACTGACGACCAAACGTCTACTCGGCGGGGTGGATTCCGAACTCGCAGCGCGGGTCGCGTCGTATCGCGCCGGCTATCTCGCCGAGGACCGCCGAGAACTCGAGTCCGCACTCGCCAACGGCACGCTCCTCGGCGCGGCCACGACAAACGCATTGGAACTCGGTGTCGACATCGCGGGTCTCGACGCCGTATTGGTGGCTGGATTCCCCGGCACAGTGGCATCCTTCTGGCAACAAGGTGGCCGATCCGGACGTCGCGGCCAGGGCGCACTGGTGGTTCTGGTCGCCCGCGACGATCCCCTGGATACCTACTTGGTGCACCATCCGTCCGCGCTACTGGACAAGCCGGTCGAGGCTACGGTCACGGATCCGAGCAACAGGTACGTTCTAGGTCCACAGTTGCTCTGCGCGGCAATGGAATTACCCCTCTCCAATACGGAGGCCGAAGAATTTGGCGCAGTCGACCTCCTTGGAGAACTCGCAGAGCAGGGCTTGATCCGACGCCGAACGAATGGCTGGTTCGTGACCGCCGGAACAAATCCTCATGCCGCCCTGGACATTCGCGGCGGAATCGGAGCGCAAGTCGCAATTGTTGTCGCCGAATCGGGACGCATGCTCGGAACTGTCGATGCGGGGCGCGCACCTGCGACTGTGCATCCCGGCGCCGTCCACTTCCATCAGGGAGAGTCGTACGTCGTCGACGAACTCGACCTCGAGCAGGGACTCGCCCTGGTCCATTCGGAGGATCCCGACTGGACTACGTCCGCCCTCGAGACCACCGAGATCGCAGTCACCGCGGTGCTCGAGCAGAAACTGTTCGGCGAACTCGAAGTGGCACTGGCCGAGGTCGAAGTCACACATCAAGTGACGGGGTATCTGCGCCGACACCCTTCGGGTTCGATCCTCGACGCCGTCGAATTGGAGATGCCGGTGCAGACGCTGCCCACCCGCGCAGTCATGTACACGATTACCCCCGAACTTCTGTTGAAGGCGGGTGTGCCGGCCGAACGCGTACCCGGCGCACTACACGCGGCAGAACATGCCGCCATCGGCCTACTGCCACTGGTCGCGGCATGCGATCGAGGCGATATCGGCGGTGTCTCGACCGCCTTGCACGCCGACACCGGGCTACCGACGGTCTTCGTATATGACGGCCATCCCGGTGGTGCCGGATTCGCCGATCGAGGACACACCGAAATCACCCACTGGCTCTCTGCAACCAGAGAAGCGATCGTGTCCTGCGAGTGCACGATCGGTTGCCCGTCCTGCGTGTACTCGCCCAAGTGCGGAAACGGGAACGACCCACTGGACAAGGATGGGGCCATACGGGTCCTCACTTCGGTGGTGACGGCACTGGGTTGAGCGGCACCGGGTTGACGCGGACAGTCGGCCCATCGGTCCATCGGTCCACGAACGGATAGGCCAGAGCCGACCGTCTGCGTCAGGAGCGTGAACTCCAACGTGCACTTCATATTTGAATGAACGACTTACCAGGCCTCACTCCGCCGGACCCGCCCTCGCGACAGCCTTCGCCTCGCGGAACCCGAACGAGGACAGCAGTACCGGCGCCGCAACGGCCACCTCAACATCCCATCCGTCTACTTCACAGGACACCATTGCGGTGCGCATCCGTTCGATGACCTCGTCTGCTGCGGCGCAGGCCGCTCTGGTGCCACGATCCAACCCGACCGCGGCGGAAAGTGCGGCCAGATCCGCGGCCGACTGCGCCCTGTGCCGTACCGACACCGCCGACCCGACGTGCATCAACATGACCGTGACCACGACAAGTGCCGCAAGTCCGAAGCACGCCAGCACTGTCGCCGAACCCCGGTCACCGGCCATCACCGCGCACCTCCGCTCCACCCCGAAACCGTGGGTTCGAGTGCCGCAACGGCTTCTGCCGAGATGTTCACCAGTGGAAGAAACGGACTACTCACCCGCACAGTAGCGACGATGAACTCCCCTTCCGTCCGGACTCGCACCTCGGCACCGTCTGGGGCGACTCTGGCCGCAGCGGAAAGCGCTGACTCGTGATCACCACGGGCGGCGAGCCTGGCAGCCTCACGTGCTGAATCGACGCATCGGACGTGTAGCGTCGCCGCTGTGACCGTGCCGACACAGAGCACGATAACCATCATGGTCGACGCTATCGCAATCGCCACCTCCACCGTCACGCCTCCGACTTCCGAACGACCAAGTCTCCCAATCTGAATCATCACACTGATGTGTTGAGCGCTTTGTCGATAATGTTCGTCAAGGCGGTGACGATGCTGTCGCCGGTCACGACCGAGTAGAGAATCGCGCCAAAGGCCGCGGCTGCGATCGTGCCGATCGCGTATTCCGCGGTCGACATTCCTTCGTCGTCCATTACCAGCAGCGCCAGTCTGGCTGTCAGTTCGCTGATTCGGCGTTCCATGATGTCCCCCTCTTGGAGTATCCGACACAGCGGTTCTGCGCCGGAAGTATCTATTTGTCACAGCAATCCGCCGTCGAGTACGCGTGAGGCCAGTCCGACCACGACCGGGATGATCCCGAGGCAGATGAACGCCGGCAGAAAGCACAGCCCTAGCGGCCCGCTGATGAGCACCCCGGCACGTTCGGCAGATGCCGCTGCCGAATGCTCGGCTTCCATACGGCTGTCGGTGGCGAGTTCGGTCATCGAACTCGCCAGCGAGGAACCCGATCGCGCCGACCGTCGCGCCATGCGGGCGAGTGATTCGGTGGCCGGGTCCGATGCTGCCGTCTCCCATGCGCTGGTGGGGTCGGCTCCCAAGGCAAGCAGATCGGCGGCACGGCGCAGCGATCGAGACAATGGCGGCGGGGCCGAGCGAGACACTGCCTCGGCGGCCGACGCGACCGGGAGTCCCGCACGCAAGCACGCTGCCAGCAGGTCGAAACTCGCCGCGACCGCGAGAGGATCGTCACGTGTTGTCACACCCTTCGCTGAGACAGCGGCGCCAGTCGAGACGTCGTCGTGTCGTTGCAGACGCTGCATCGGCGGCTTGCGTCCGGGGAAGACCAGCAACGCGCCAGCAGCGAGGAGCACTGCACACCAGATCATCCGGTCACACGTCCCGTGATTCGGTCAGTCCACAGCAGGCCCACACATACCAGCCCCGCTCCCAGGATCAAGAGGATTCCGCCGAGCCCACCGCCGGACAGCACCGTCACGGGGGCCGCGCCCATCATCTCTCCAAGGCCTATACCCAGCAGCGGTAGCCCGGCGAGCACACTTGCCGTTGCCCTCGCCCCCGCCAGCCCGGCCTCGGTGCGCTGACTGAAGCGACTACGCCCCAAGAGATCCGCACGCGCAGCCTCGAGAAGCTCCACCAACGCCAAGCCGTGTGCTTCCGCAACGGCCCAGATGTCGGCGATCCTCCCTAGCTCGATTCCGACGCGAGAGCTGGTGATCCGGAATCCGTCAGCAGCAGACCCACCGAGACGTGAGCGCGCCGCGGCCGCCCGGAAGGCTGCCGATACGGCGCCCTTGCACTCGTCGGCCGCGATCTCACAGGCCGCAGCCGGATGTGTGCCCACGCGTAGTTCCGCCGCAACCACCTCGAGGCTCGACAGGATGAGCCGCAGTTCAGCGTTCTTCGCCCGGGTCGAACGGCGGCGAGCGAGCCTGAACCATACTGTCGCACAGATGATTATCGTCGCCAATACCGCGAAGTACCCGCCCATTTCGTATACAGCCACAGCGCCGATCAGTGCGAGCGGAACCGTCCAGGGAACCGGCGCCCGTCGGCGGGTTGATATTCCGCCGATCATCGCGTTCAACCGGGGCTGTGATCTTGAAGGCGGCACCACCAGCACCGCAAGAGCGAGCGTGAGCAGACCTGTGATCACGGCACCTCCACGGGTGCCGGATCGAAGGATCCTCGCCGAGAGCACAGGTGCGCAAGTCGCTGCGCTCCCGGCCCCTCACCGATGAACTCACTCCAGGCGGGCATGATCGTGACCTTCCCGTCCTCGTCG
It encodes:
- a CDS encoding cold-shock protein; this encodes MAQGTVKWFNAEKGFGFIAPEDGSADVFVHYSEIQGSGFRTLEENQRVEFEVGQGTKGPQATGVRAV
- a CDS encoding DEAD/DEAH box helicase; protein product: MLLDRVLEGVPSGDTPLTFAADIPARPSSMSEWPAWAHPSLVRTLQENGIARPWSHQAAAADLAHNGTNVVVSTGTASGKSLAYQLPVLTTLATKPRATALYLSPTKALGADQLRAVISLIDPEDELRSAYPCEYDGDTAMETRHWARENSRWLFTNPDMLHISLLRTHQRWAHFFRNLAFVVIDECHSYRGVFGSNVALVLRRLRRIAARYGADPVFVLASATTADPGVAASRLIGAPCAEVVEDGSPRGPRTIALWEPPLMRDSTGENGSPNRRSADSEAARIMADLVVEGARTLTFVRSRRSAELTALTTKRLLGGVDSELAARVASYRAGYLAEDRRELESALANGTLLGAATTNALELGVDIAGLDAVLVAGFPGTVASFWQQGGRSGRRGQGALVVLVARDDPLDTYLVHHPSALLDKPVEATVTDPSNRYVLGPQLLCAAMELPLSNTEAEEFGAVDLLGELAEQGLIRRRTNGWFVTAGTNPHAALDIRGGIGAQVAIVVAESGRMLGTVDAGRAPATVHPGAVHFHQGESYVVDELDLEQGLALVHSEDPDWTTSALETTEIAVTAVLEQKLFGELEVALAEVEVTHQVTGYLRRHPSGSILDAVELEMPVQTLPTRAVMYTITPELLLKAGVPAERVPGALHAAEHAAIGLLPLVAACDRGDIGGVSTALHADTGLPTVFVYDGHPGGAGFADRGHTEITHWLSATREAIVSCECTIGCPSCVYSPKCGNGNDPLDKDGAIRVLTSVVTALG
- a CDS encoding Rv3654c family TadE-like protein; its protein translation is MAGDRGSATVLACFGLAALVVVTVMLMHVGSAVSVRHRAQSAADLAALSAAVGLDRGTRAACAAADEVIERMRTAMVSCEVDGWDVEVAVAAPVLLSSFGFREAKAVARAGPAE
- a CDS encoding TadE family type IV pilus minor pilin produces the protein MIQIGRLGRSEVGGVTVEVAIAIASTMMVIVLCVGTVTAATLHVRCVDSAREAARLAARGDHESALSAAARVAPDGAEVRVRTEGEFIVATVRVSSPFLPLVNISAEAVAALEPTVSGWSGGAR
- a CDS encoding DUF4244 domain-containing protein, translating into MERRISELTARLALLVMDDEGMSTAEYAIGTIAAAAFGAILYSVVTGDSIVTALTNIIDKALNTSV
- a CDS encoding type II secretion system F family protein; its protein translation is MIWCAVLLAAGALLVFPGRKPPMQRLQRHDDVSTGAAVSAKGVTTRDDPLAVAASFDLLAACLRAGLPVASAAEAVSRSAPPPLSRSLRRAADLLALGADPTSAWETAASDPATESLARMARRSARSGSSLASSMTELATDSRMEAEHSAAASAERAGVLISGPLGLCFLPAFICLGIIPVVVGLASRVLDGGLL
- a CDS encoding type II secretion system F family protein, which gives rise to MITGLLTLALAVLVVPPSRSQPRLNAMIGGISTRRRAPVPWTVPLALIGAVAVYEMGGYFAVLATIIICATVWFRLARRRSTRAKNAELRLILSSLEVVAAELRVGTHPAAACEIAADECKGAVSAAFRAAAARSRLGGSAADGFRITSSRVGIELGRIADIWAVAEAHGLALVELLEAARADLLGRSRFSQRTEAGLAGARATASVLAGLPLLGIGLGEMMGAAPVTVLSGGGLGGILLILGAGLVCVGLLWTDRITGRVTG